Proteins co-encoded in one bacterium genomic window:
- a CDS encoding aldehyde dehydrogenase family protein — TLYDELRDRLAAAARELVMGDPLDEATFLGPLISEDDAVRVAAWVDEATAAGARLVCGGERRGPFYTATLLENVPRGLPVSCREVFGPVVVLERFTDFADAVARVNDSEYGLQAGVFTRDLGRARFAAEACEVGGVVIGDVPSFRVDSMPYGGVKRSGFGREGVRFAMEEMTELRLTVFNDNYLRPGGAT; from the coding sequence TACCCTGTACGACGAGTTGCGCGACCGCCTGGCCGCGGCCGCCCGCGAGCTGGTCATGGGCGACCCGCTGGACGAGGCCACCTTCCTGGGCCCCCTGATCAGCGAGGACGACGCCGTGCGCGTCGCGGCCTGGGTCGACGAGGCCACGGCCGCCGGCGCGCGCCTGGTCTGCGGCGGCGAACGACGCGGCCCGTTCTACACCGCGACGCTGCTGGAGAACGTGCCCCGCGGGCTGCCCGTCTCCTGCCGCGAGGTGTTCGGCCCGGTGGTGGTGCTGGAGCGCTTCACCGACTTCGCCGACGCCGTCGCGCGCGTCAACGATTCGGAGTATGGTCTGCAGGCCGGCGTCTTCACGCGCGACCTGGGCCGCGCCCGCTTCGCCGCCGAGGCTTGCGAGGTGGGCGGCGTGGTGATCGGCGACGTGCCGAGCTTCCGCGTCGACAGCATGCCCTACGGGGGCGTGAAGCGGTCGGGCTTCGGCCGCGAGGGCGTGCGCTTCGCCATGGAAGAGATGACCGAACTGCGTCTGACGGTGTTCAACGACAACTACCTGCGACCCGGGGGTGCGACATGA